ACAGCGGCTCCTGGATATCGGTGTGGCGATGGCCAGCGAGAGCAATCTCTTGCTGTTGGACGAACCCACCAGCGGGCTGGTCTACGATGAAATCCCCATGATGGGCGAGACCATAAAGAAGCTCACCCCAAAGCACACTGTGGTGCTCATCGAACATCGCGTGGACATGGTTCTATCCATTTCGGATTCTATTACGGTCTTGGATTTCGGCCGGGTCATTGCCCAGGGCCCTCCGGATATAATCCGGAACAGCGAAGAGGTGAGCAGAGCTTATTTGGGGGTACGATGATGCTGCAATTGGATCAGATCCATGCCTATTATGGTAAAAGTCATATCCTCCACGGAGTCAGCCTCGAGGTGAATAAAGGAGAGTTGGTTACCCTCCTGGGCCGAAATGGCGCCGGTAAGACGACGACCCTGAAAAGCATCATGGGTTTGATGTTGGTCCGTTCTGGCTCTATCCGGTATAAGGGAGAAAATATCCTCGGGAGGGAAACTCATCAAATTTTTCGTCGAGGCCTGGGATACGTTCCCCAGGGTCGCCGCATTTTCAGCAGCCTCAGCGTGGCGGAAAACCTTAGATTGCCTTCCCTTCGCCAGGATGGGGAGAAGATAGAATGGGTATTGAATATTTTCCCACCCCTCAGGGAAAGGCTGAATAATAGGGGTAATGAGTTGAGCGGGGGCGAACAGCAGATGCTGGCGATCGCCAGGGTTTTAGTCAGCGGGGCAGAGTTGATCCTCCTCGATGAACCCTCTGAAGGATTGGCACCCCTTTTGGTAGGTGCCATCATGGATACAATCCGGGAGTTGAAAAAATCCGGACTGACCATGCTTTTGGTGGAAGCCAACCTGACCATGGCGTCTAATTTGGGGGACCGCCATTACGTGATGGCCCACGGTCTGGTATCTCGTGAAGCCAGCTCTCAGGAAATATTGGAAGATGTTGAATTGCACAGGAAATACTTCAAACTCTAACGAAAGATCGCAATTCTTAATGGGGGGGAAAGGAGGTGAGTAGGGGGGATTAAGGAAAGGATCAAGGCTTAGCAGAAGAAGGGTTGAACGGATTGGCTGAACTTATGGAAATTTTTTTAAGGAGGTGGCTTATGAAAAGTGGAATGATGAAAATTGGCCTTCCGAGTTTTATCCTAATGCTGTTGTTTTTAGCTGCGGGATTGGTTTTCTACCCGGCCGCCCAAGCTGCGGAGAAGGAGTTTGTTTGGGCCATCGTGGATGACTACAGCGGCCCCTATGCGGCAACTTGCGATGAAGGTCACAAGGCCACAGTTCTGTTCCTGGAAGAGCACAATAATAAAATGGGGCCTTATACCGTTAAGCTGGTCACCCGGGATACGGAGCTCAAGCCGGCTGTCGGGGTGCGCCGCCTGCAAGAAGTGATTGACGAGGCCAAGCCGCTAATCGTTTCCTCTGGAAATAGCAGCGCGGTGCAACTGGCCATGGCCGACATCATCGGCAAAACAAAGGGGCCGATCTTCTGGACCGATGGCTGGGATACCCGCCTCACCGGTGCTCAGGGTAACCGCTACACCTTCAGATGGGCCAGCCCCAACTACACCATTGCCCGAGCTTCGCTCTCCAAGTTTTTAGACAAGTTCCCGGGGATCAAAAAGGTCATTCAGATCCAGCTCGACTATGCCTGGGGCTATGACATGGCGGAGAATGTAGAAGCTGTTTTAAAAGAGAGAGGCATCAAGCTCCTTAAAACCCAATATGTCCCGGTAACGGCCACGGACGCCAGTGTATTTATGACCGAAGCCAAGGGATCCGGAGCTGATGCTTACATCATTGGACTCTACGGGAAACTTTTCGGTATCGGTCTGAGGCAAGCCCATGAGTTCGGCCTGAAGAAGGTGATGAAGGTTTTTTCCACTACGGGTACTCTAAACATGCTCCGGGGGGTAGGGTCCGATGCCCTGGAAGGGATGCATTTAGGCGACCACTGGAACCATGCCATGCCTAATCAGTGGACGAAGATCTTTGTGGAGAAGTATCGAAAGAGATGGGACATCATCCCTGGCGATTATGCCGCGGCCAAGTATCTGGAGTGCCAGCTTATGGAGAGGGTGATAAAACAGACGGGCAGCGCTGACCCCAAAGTGCTCATCCCTGCCCTCGAGAAGATTGGTGAATTCGATGGACCTTGCGGAAAAGAGAGGCTGGCTGGCTGGTATCATCAGATCGAACACGACTTCTTATTGCTAAGAGGCAAGGCCCCGTCAGAGAAGAAGTATGAAGAGGATTACGTAGAAGTCATCGGCGGGGGCAAGATCTATCCCAGGCAAGGGGAGAAAGGGTTTGAGTTCGATCGGACTAAAGATCCCTTGTAATCTCTCGGCGCTCATCGATAGGGGGCGGGCCTTGAGCTCGTCACCCCTATCCTCTTGAAGGATTAAACGTGAAACTGGGCTTTAGCCTTTGATGAAATCGGGGCGAAAATAAAATGGTAAATATCGATGCTATTTTAGCTCAGGTCTTCAACGGCATCCAGTTTGGGGTGCTGATTGCCCTTCTGGCTACCGGGCTGTCCCTCATCTTCGGGATGCTGGGCATCATAAACTTTGCTCACGGCTCCCTCTACATGTTAGGGGCCTATTTGGTGTGGAGTTGTGTCCAGGTGCTGCCCATTCCAGGAAACTTCTGGCTGGGTCTGGTCATCACTCTTCCTTTAATGGCCATCGTGGGATTGATGATAGAAAGATTTCTCTTGCACTCGATGTATGGTCAGCCCGTGGTCTACCAAATTCTGATCACCTTTGGCCTCCTGCTGGTGATCCAGCAGGGGGTCGCCTTAATTTATGGCACCGTACCTCTTCCGTTAGGGATGCCTCCCTCCTTCGAAGGAGAGATCAACCTGGGCCTGTTTCGCTATCCCGTTTATCGCCTATTTACTATGATCCTCGGCTTGGCCATAATCTTCGGCGTATGGTTTTTCATAGAACGCAGTGCTTTGGGAGCCATCATTCGGGCCAGTGCTGAAGATCCCGAGACCGCCAGGACCCTGGGCATCAACACTCGTAAGGTGTACACCTGGACTTTTGCTCTGGGTTCTGCCCTGGCTGGACTTGGCGGAGGGCTTCACGCTCCCCTGATCGGCGGCTTGCAGCATTCCATCGGTACAGAGATCTTACTCATTTGCTTTATCGTGGTCGTGATTGGCGGTATGGGTAGCATCCGCGGAGTTTTATTGGGAGGCATTCTCTTGGGCGTCGTCCGGGGTATCGCTGGCGTTTTCTGGGCCCCAGCTTCGGACTTTGTGATGTTCGCCGCCATGGGTATCATCTTGATGCTTCGGCCTCAAGGATTGCTCGGAAGGGGGGTGGCTCGATGAAGGCAGGAGAGGGACGGCCGGGGAAAGGTTTTTCAACCGAGCTTTTTCCGGTTTTTTTAATGGCTGCTATCCTGGTCCCTGTTTATTTTGTCCTTCCTTCCAGGATGATGGCTGCCGAAATCCTGATCATGGCCATACCTACCTTGGCCTTTATCCTGCTGCTTGGATATACAGGATTGCTCAACTTCGGAACGGGCAGCCTTTTTGCCGTTGGGGCTTATACTGCCGGCATCCTCTTGGCCCGTCATAACGTGCATATTCTTCTGGCGATTATAGCCGGAGTAGCGATGAGCGGAATCATCTCCATCGTCATGGGCTACTTCTGTATTAAACGGGGTGGACTCATCTTTGCCCTACTTACCCTGGCCTTCAACCAGTTGGTCTGGTTCATTATCTGGCAGTGGAAGAGCTTCACCGGGGGACCAGATGGGATTTGGGGAATCAAACGAGAGATTTTAGAGCTGGGAGTTTTTTCCATTAACTTAAAACCAACCTTCAATTTTTATATCTTTGTTCTCATCCTCTTCCTTCTACTCTTCCTCTTTGTCCGGCGGCTGATCGAATCACCCTTCGGCAAAGTCCTCATGGGAATGCGGGAAAGTGAGCTTCGCGCCACAGCCATCGGTTATAATCCAGAGACTTATAAGTGGATTGCCTTCATCATTGGGGGCCTGATCTGCGGTTTAGGAGGAACGCTCTTTGCCCTTCATCAAGAATATGTGGGGGAGCATCTCGCTACCTGGCACACATCGGGGGAATTTGTGATCATGGCCCTTCTGGGGGGCACCTTTGTCCTCCCTGGGGCCTTGATCGGTTCTGGGGTATTCATCTTCTTGGCGGATTTTTTGAATAAATTCACGGTCCTGTCCAAAGCAGGGGCTTGGCTATTAGTCTTGGGGGTCATTTTTATCGTGGTCGTGATGTTCTTAAGAGGAGGAATCTACGGAGGTGCGGAAAAGGTCTACCAATCGCTCAAAAAGAAGTGATGCCATCCCCCTTTGGCCATTGAAGGAGGTGTTCCATGGAATACCAATATCTCCTCTACCGAATTGAAGACCGGATCGCCTGGATTACCCTTAATCGGCCCGAAAAATTGAATGCCCTTAATCGGCCCCTTTGGAAGGAACTGCAAAAGGCACTGGAGGAGGCGGATGCCGCCGATGAGGTTTCGGTCCTGGCTCTGACCGGAAACGGAAGGGCTTTCTGCGCCGGAGATGACATCGGCGAGCTCACCCGCTTGCAAGACCCAAAGGACGCTGAGGACCTTTTCTTGGATTGCATCTACGGCCTAGTAAATAGCATTTTCCGCCTCCAAAAGCCACTCCTTTCCGCAGTCAATGGCCTGGCCTATGGCGGCGGCTGCGAATTGGTCCTACTGACGGACATTGCTGTGGCCTCGGAAAGCGCCCGGTTTGCCCAGCCCGAAGCCCGCATCGGAGCCTGGCCTCCTATCTTCGCTGTTTTCGGGCCGCCCATGGTAGGAATCAAGGCCACCCAAGAACTCCTGCTAGCCGCAGAGCCGATCAGCTCCCAGCGAGCTTTAGAGATAGGGCTCATCAATCGGGTGGTTCCACAGGATCAATTGCAAGAGTCCACCGTGGAGATCGCCCGCAAGATCATGAAATCCTCCCCCGCTTCTTTGCGCATCATTAAAGAAACGGTCAACCAAGTGCTGGGACGACACCTCTACGATTTTCGGATCACCTGCCAGCGGTTCTTACATGAGGTCGCCAAGACAGAGGATTTTCTGGAAGGGGCCAAGGCTTTCATGGAGAAACGGAATCCCCTCTTCAAGGGACGTTAAATCTGGAAAGATCAAGCTGAATCAAACCCAGGGGCCACAATTATGATGGATATTTTTTCTCTCCAGGGGAAAAAGGCATTCGTCTCCGGGGCCAGCCGGGGCTTAGGCCGGGAGATGGCCTTGACCCTGGCTGAAGCGGGGGCTGATGTTGCCCTAGCGGCTCGAAACCTGGAGGGCCTGAATGAGACCGCCGCCTGGATCGAAAAGATGGGTCGAAAGGCTCTGGTCTGCCCCATGGACATATCCAAACTGGATGAAATTGAAAAGGCCGTAAACGATGCGGTCAAGGCCTTCGGTCTCATCGACATCCTGATCAACAACTCCGGGATTGCCGGAGACACACCGGTGGCCGAGATGACTCCAGAAAAATGGGACCGGGTGATGGATGTGAACTTGAAGGGACACGTCTTCTGCACCCAAGCGGTCGGCCGCCATATGATTGCCAACCGATATGGAAAGATCATCAACATTGCTTCCATCGCCGGCATCATCGGGGTCATCTACAGTAGCCCCTACTGTGTAGCCAAGGCAGGGTTGAT
The sequence above is a segment of the Deltaproteobacteria bacterium genome. Coding sequences within it:
- a CDS encoding ABC transporter ATP-binding protein, translated to MMLQLDQIHAYYGKSHILHGVSLEVNKGELVTLLGRNGAGKTTTLKSIMGLMLVRSGSIRYKGENILGRETHQIFRRGLGYVPQGRRIFSSLSVAENLRLPSLRQDGEKIEWVLNIFPPLRERLNNRGNELSGGEQQMLAIARVLVSGAELILLDEPSEGLAPLLVGAIMDTIRELKKSGLTMLLVEANLTMASNLGDRHYVMAHGLVSREASSQEILEDVELHRKYFKL
- a CDS encoding branched-chain amino acid ABC transporter permease, whose product is MKAGEGRPGKGFSTELFPVFLMAAILVPVYFVLPSRMMAAEILIMAIPTLAFILLLGYTGLLNFGTGSLFAVGAYTAGILLARHNVHILLAIIAGVAMSGIISIVMGYFCIKRGGLIFALLTLAFNQLVWFIIWQWKSFTGGPDGIWGIKREILELGVFSINLKPTFNFYIFVLILFLLLFLFVRRLIESPFGKVLMGMRESELRATAIGYNPETYKWIAFIIGGLICGLGGTLFALHQEYVGEHLATWHTSGEFVIMALLGGTFVLPGALIGSGVFIFLADFLNKFTVLSKAGAWLLVLGVIFIVVVMFLRGGIYGGAEKVYQSLKKK
- a CDS encoding enoyl-CoA hydratase/isomerase family protein, coding for MEYQYLLYRIEDRIAWITLNRPEKLNALNRPLWKELQKALEEADAADEVSVLALTGNGRAFCAGDDIGELTRLQDPKDAEDLFLDCIYGLVNSIFRLQKPLLSAVNGLAYGGGCELVLLTDIAVASESARFAQPEARIGAWPPIFAVFGPPMVGIKATQELLLAAEPISSQRALEIGLINRVVPQDQLQESTVEIARKIMKSSPASLRIIKETVNQVLGRHLYDFRITCQRFLHEVAKTEDFLEGAKAFMEKRNPLFKGR
- a CDS encoding ABC transporter substrate-binding protein, translated to MKSGMMKIGLPSFILMLLFLAAGLVFYPAAQAAEKEFVWAIVDDYSGPYAATCDEGHKATVLFLEEHNNKMGPYTVKLVTRDTELKPAVGVRRLQEVIDEAKPLIVSSGNSSAVQLAMADIIGKTKGPIFWTDGWDTRLTGAQGNRYTFRWASPNYTIARASLSKFLDKFPGIKKVIQIQLDYAWGYDMAENVEAVLKERGIKLLKTQYVPVTATDASVFMTEAKGSGADAYIIGLYGKLFGIGLRQAHEFGLKKVMKVFSTTGTLNMLRGVGSDALEGMHLGDHWNHAMPNQWTKIFVEKYRKRWDIIPGDYAAAKYLECQLMERVIKQTGSADPKVLIPALEKIGEFDGPCGKERLAGWYHQIEHDFLLLRGKAPSEKKYEEDYVEVIGGGKIYPRQGEKGFEFDRTKDPL
- a CDS encoding glucose 1-dehydrogenase encodes the protein MMDIFSLQGKKAFVSGASRGLGREMALTLAEAGADVALAARNLEGLNETAAWIEKMGRKALVCPMDISKLDEIEKAVNDAVKAFGLIDILINNSGIAGDTPVAEMTPEKWDRVMDVNLKGHVFCTQAVGRHMIANRYGKIINIASIAGIIGVIYSSPYCVAKAGLILFTKTLALEWARYNIQVNALCPGYFLTDLNRDFFQTPAGQKVISKIPMRRLAEVKEIRGATLLLASDASSFMTGSVVVVDGGHIVG
- a CDS encoding branched-chain amino acid ABC transporter permease gives rise to the protein MVNIDAILAQVFNGIQFGVLIALLATGLSLIFGMLGIINFAHGSLYMLGAYLVWSCVQVLPIPGNFWLGLVITLPLMAIVGLMIERFLLHSMYGQPVVYQILITFGLLLVIQQGVALIYGTVPLPLGMPPSFEGEINLGLFRYPVYRLFTMILGLAIIFGVWFFIERSALGAIIRASAEDPETARTLGINTRKVYTWTFALGSALAGLGGGLHAPLIGGLQHSIGTEILLICFIVVVIGGMGSIRGVLLGGILLGVVRGIAGVFWAPASDFVMFAAMGIILMLRPQGLLGRGVAR